taatttaatttttaatttttaggtgatttttaaaagaactaaaatctaaaattaataaaataaaaaaaaatgcaattaaaAGATACTTGTTGATGGGCTTTACTATCAAATGGGCTCAATTGATGTGCATTCGTTTTGGAGCCCATGGGCCTATCTCATGTTTGGGCCTGTAAGCATATTGGGTGCTATAGAAAGATAATTGACCCAttgcaagaaaaataataataaaataataaaaatttgtataattgaggattttcttttaattgagaaataataaatgtaaaattatatattggaAAATCTGCCGCCGGTGTTCACGACGATACGCACTGACCATGGCCGCAGCGACTGCGAGCATTGGAGCTCTGTGGAGCCTAAGAAGAGCAACTCTATCTTCCAGTTTCCGAACTCCCCTTGCTGTTAATCTCAGCAAGGTCTCATTCCACGAGGCCCGGTTTCCCTCTTCTCCATCTTCTCCTCTTGGCGCCTCAGGTTTCGATTCGCTTCTTATCTATTGATTGTTCTTAGAGAAAAGTGTGAATTAGTATTGTTTAGTGAGCGGATTTGTCCTTGAATTGCACTGTGATTGCTGCTATGATCAAAATAATCGATCAATTAGTTCAGGAGATAATGAGTTTTGTATTGCGTATCAATTGGAATTCATTTTCCGTTTATAAACTTGTCTTTTATTAGCTAAATTTTGATTTCGAATGTATTGTACATGAAATAGATGAAAGTACTCTGTTTTAGTTCTTCTTGATGAAATCCTGGATGTTAACCCAAGTGTTGTTGcttaaatttttcaatatttgtaaGTTGTTCATTGTCGCAATTTCGTTTCAGGAATGTGCCAATTAGTGCAAGCTGTAAAGGGAGACATTGATGTTTTACTCAATGGAGTTGGAGATAAAGGTGTTATTGTAGATGTGAAACATATTCTTGTTATGGTATTGAATCCTGAAAAACTTTCACTGACATGTTAGTATTTAAGACTAGAGCCTTACAAGTTTATTGTTCGTCGTCTTTTTTATCCATCTGCAAAGATTTAAGAAGGTTGGATCTTCAAGTTTCTAGAAAATTAAAGGGAAACAGGCAGTCctttttcttccccttttatGTTGATGAAGCTCATATAAAAAGTAGAAAGTGAGGGATGATTCTGGTTCTTCGCTCTTTTTGGTTTCGTTTAGGCCAAACGTTCGTTATCAAGACGAGAAGTTCTCCATACAAACTTTCTCACTCCACCTGTGGTGAAAGAGTCGATGCTAGCCATTCAAAAACTAGCTGACGTGAAAGCAATAGCGCAGGGAGGATATCCAGAGGTGTGTTATGTTTTTTCAGTTGGGGATTGTGTTTATGATTCTAAGATCTATTGCTGATACCACACTTCTTTCAAGTTGGCAAAATGTTTAGGCAGAGCGCTGTCGGATTTCTGTTGGGCATGCTGATGAACTAACAAGTGATCCAGACATCGTTTCGGCATTGAGGTATTGTTCTTTATTCTTTCACATCAGTGCATTTTAATTGAGCTTTCGAGTAAAATCCGTTGTTCTTTGGTCGTTCCTTCGTTTtaagggttttttttgtttctcttatttttattcaacaGATTTTATTAATTTNGTATCACAGGAAATTTTGTGTTTCACACCTGCACACATGGGGACTTCCTTGGAGCAATTCTTGGCACAGGCATTGCTAGGGAAAAGCTTGGTGATATCATACTCCAGGTATTAGTATGTCCGCTATTTAGTAGAATTAAAACTGTTTGTTCTTATTCTTACTGCACATTTGATGCTTCGTGCGTATTGCTATTGTTGGTTTCACTTTACGGATTTGTGTTCTTATAAGGACTGTTTGAATTTGTAACTCGATAAGTATCATAAATGTGTTTCACTTTGGTCATCTGTGCATTAGTTTTATGCTGAGAAGGTAAAAATTTCTTTGGCAAATCCCAAAAATTGATGGTAAAATTGTGTTTTGGGTTATCATGCTCTTGCTGCCTCCTGACTATGTTCAGAATTTTGATCAAAACTGATAAAATTTATCTTTCAATCTCTCCGTGTGGAGCAAAACTTTTTGCAAAAGATTCAATTTAGGTTTGtgtaaattttttaggttttcaaTAAAAGACTGTGATAAAGCTATCATGGGccagatttattttattctcttatACCTTGCAGGAAGAGAAGGGAGCTCAAGTAGTTATTGTTCCAGAACTCGTCGACTTCCTTGTATCATCACTGCGCAAGGTAGTGTCGTTATCTTTGGCGGTTGCTTCTAACACGATCATACAGAAATTAACATGAGAATGGAAATATGTTTACCCTGCATGGTCTAACAGAGCAAttcaaactatttttaaatttgctTCATTGATCTCTTTATATGTTTTGGCATTCTTAATTTCAGGTTGGCAATGTCACGGTTTCTTGTACGAGGATTCCGTTGACAGATCTCGATTATGAACCACCGAAGTATGAAGTTATATCAATAACATTTCATATTGGTTTCcatgtttattttaatgtagtattttcttatttcatttacAGGACTAAGACATTTAAAACCATTGAGGCATCTCTTAGGGTTGATGCTCTAGCAAGTGCTGGATTCAAGATTTCACGGTCTAAACTAGTGGATTTCATCAGGTACACAGGCTTCTACTAACCTATTAATTTTCCACATTGTGATAATTTCTAGCATGGAATGAATCAATTatctatttttgtatattattgaacaaaaataattgcaCTGTTCCTTCAGAATTTCATTCTTGGAAAGTATCATAATGATCCAAGAAAAGGGTTTCGAGTTTTTTGAGTGATCAATTTGAAGAACTATTTTATAGGTTCCAAACCCGGAAAAGAATAGGAAAGACTTATGACAAAGTTTATGCATTGTTGAATCCTTACGCCATCGTGCTTCTCCCTTGTTACCTATTTTTACTAGCGGAATAGAGTTGACTTAATCCATAGGTTTACACCTTTTGCTCATTTGCCTGTTTGACTTTAATTACTCTGAAATTTCAGGCATCATTTTAAAGTACAAGTAGATAGTTAAATGGTGCCATCATATGGTAATGTATAATAACAGACAACTTTGTCAAAGTTTCTAGGAAATAGGGTATTGCAATGTCTTATCTCCTATTTCTTTTGTGAAAGTATATGAACCTGAAATTGTTACATGAGCAGTGGCGGTGATGTACGTGTCAATTGGACGACGATTACTAAAAATGGAACCATACTAAAGACTGGTGATATTGTTTCTGTTAGTGGGAAAGGGAGACTAAAGGTGAGATTCTCAATTCAGTAGAAACCAAAACTAGTTGCACTTAGTTTTTCGAGCTTAGCATTTCTGACTTCTGGTTGTTTTCCTCGTATTCAGATTGGCGAAATAAATCCTACCAAGAAGGGAAAATTCGCCATCGAGCTTATCAAGTACGTGTAAGCTCTGGCGTATTGGATCGTTCGGAGTTGAACTGGGTAAAGATTGTCAGAATCTCCCTCGAGGTCGAACATCAAGGAAGCATGAGAATAATTAAAGTAAGTCATTGTTCAACATGACATTAATCTAATTGTACATGTTAAAATCAGAACGCCCATTCATccatttgtaatttattaacCAAATAGACACAAATCTCAATGAAAATCTTAAACTTTTGGTTTCAGGTAGTGATTTGAACACAGTTGAATAGTTGTTCAAAGGAGTACCTAATGATCCAAACTGAAATTTGATGCTGAAATGGTGTATGGAGTGTCTGTTATTTGCTTTACTTCCAGTACTTGAAAAGTGAATAACTGGCATTTTAGACTTAAAAGAACAGAGGGGAAACTTGCTGAGTGAACAGTTTCTTAGGGTTAAGTTTGGCAGaaattgtccgttttgacatGTTACGAATTCCAtgagtctcacagttttaaaacatgtctatctcacagttttaaaacatgtctgttagagagaagtttccacacccttaaaaggaatgtttcattcccctctccaaccgatgagTTTTCACAATTCACCTTCTTGGAGGCCAGCGTTGAAACACTGCCGgatgtttggctttgatatcatttgtaacaacttaagcccactgctaacaaatattgtctgctttgacccgttacgtattactatcagtctcatagttttaaaacgtgtttgttaggagaggttttcacaccgtTGTAAGAAATAGTTCGTTCATCTCTCTGATTTGAAGTCCCACAATTTCTTACTTTCATGTACGAAAACTATGCAACAAGGGTATTGTTAAGATAAAGCTATTGTCAAATAATTTCAATcgaattttaggtttttttaatcaaaattccTACTCGTATTTCAATCAATagttaattttcaaatatcagCCTTCAggattttcataaattttcatcaaaataataattcaaaaagaGCTGTTTGTTTTCATTGTCCacaaattttgatataaagatatatatttttagtttcatcAGATTAGAGAGAAATTCTCAGAAGGTCCACATATACGCACCCAAATCGGCGGAACCGATAGTCCTCGAATCCTCCGGCGACGGAGCACCACCGCACCCATCCACGTCAGCGGCACCGGAGAGGAGATGAACCAGCGGCGGACTCACAGGGGAGAAGAACGGCGCCTGCAGATTCTCCTGGATGCTCCGAAGGTTCGGGAAGGCCGAGACGGACAGATTAGGACCGCCACCAGCCGGGAAGCTTGCGGCGGGGTAGCTCAGGTTGTTGGTGGAGAAACAGGTCACGTGCAGCTCGTGCTCCCTTTGATCGTCGAGAGAGCTGCCTTCGCGGTTGGCGAAGGCAGAGGTGCTGATACTGGTGTCGGCAGCAGCGGAGAGGTAGGGAGATGAATCGAGAAGAGGAGGCAGAGACACCGAGGAAGGGGAAGTGGGTTCGGGATCACGGCGAGTTTTCTTCATCACGCCGCCGTGCATGGCGGCGCTGGTTTTCTTGAAAACTCTGGATATCACCCATTCATCCTGCGTTTCATATTTTACATGTGCGTTACTATTTAGTAAAGTTTACGGTCATAAATGTGATGCCaaactttataatatgaaCACCGAACTGTTCTAATTCAATCTTTGCCTCCtatttcattcttcattttcacaaaattatctatttatttttgtcaccattatttaatagataatttctattttttttataatataatatctattaaaaaaatgaaaaaatcactaataaaAGGCTATTGGGGCGGGAATAGGGGTCGGGATCAAGGACGGGGATAGGAAATAATCCTCATTCCCGTTCCCATTTAGCTAAAGAAGAGAATTTTCTCCTCACTCCCTCCCTCGTTCTCCATTTAAACGGAGATTCCCACCTTGTTCATACCAAAATTGAATGGGAAGGGacataaacataaatttcatttatgaaattataattattctcaaaatattaaaacctCTCCATTGAAATTGGTCCTCCATCCAAATAATGTgtgtataaattataataaatgtactgaaatatttataataaatctttaattatttcacCTACTATaccattatttattaatatatatatataaagaattaatttaaGGATCAACGTCGACGGCGACTGGTGGCCGCCGTCGTCTTCAACCAAAAACaaaggggagagagagagaggaaaagagaggAACCTTGGAAGAGGCGGCGGAGAGAAAATGGTAAGCGAACTTTCCGGCGAGGCGAAACTCATGCATAACCCAATGGGTTTTTTGGCCTTTCGGAGCCCTGCCGGTGTAAAAGACGAGGGTCTTCTTCATCCCGACGACGGAGTTTGTTTTAGAGCTGGTTATTTCTCTGTCTTTTCCGGTGGCCTTCCAGTAGCCGGCCTCCGTCGCCCGGTTCGTTCTCAGGCCGGTTGGGTACTTCCGGTCTCGTAGGCTGAAGAAATACCACTCTTTCTCTCCCATTACTGCTTTCTCTGTAATTCCTCTCTCTTAGTaagactttctttttttaattactatatttaaaaatattttttttttatttttttatttatttttacgaatatttttataattgaagcTCAAATAAagtagttttttaaaaataaatttgattaataattcaaatagataaaaatcatgattaaaaaaaaataattaaatagacTACCCAAAgaaactataatttttaaaatttaaatatttattgcaATCTCGTCCTtgaaccttttattttatctacAATTAACCCTTTAAATTTCGAAATTTTACAATCacatccttaaattttttaataattaaccAGTTTGGTaattctctctattttttaaaataaaattaaagtactTGCGTACATTATGCTTAGATTTGATGACTATGATGTcatgttaaaatataaataatcaaaaaatAACGGTCTATCATTGaaaatttaggaagaaaaatgctagaaagagaataaaagaGCTGACCAGGGAGGTCCCAAGGCTCGGACTTGTTGAGGTCGACATAGGCTATGGCGGGTGATGAGAAATGGGAGTCCAACACCTTCTTCAAAAGGTAATGAGCTATCAGCTCTTCGTCCGTCGGGTGGAACCGGAACCCCGGCGCTAGGTACCCGTTGTTCGAGCTCCGGTGGACGCTGCCGTCCATGGTGGTTGATCGGAGTAtagctagagagagagagagaggtttagGGAATGACAGAGAAATGAAGTTGATAATTCAACACTTTATACCCTAAAGTCGCCATGCTtttatccatttatttttcagatatatatatatatatatatatattaaatgtttttttaaaaattatacgaGTCAAAATTGGTTGTCATATATTACCATGTCCGTAATATAATGGTGAGATACAATAACAATCTCGTTTTGTATGTCGTCTACGATAATAATTAGGTTGTAATGTAGATTAAGGTAGGACATTAAAAGTCAACGTCGGTCAACATATGATATTAAAAGTGATTGTCTGTCACAAAAAAAGATCGCGACATCATAGAATTAGCTTTTAATATCacgaaaattttcatttatttctgaATCTTTTTCCCATTTAGACTgagaaattgtttttaaaatagtaaatgtGAGGGACGAGATAAAGATATCTCTCGTTGAGCTAAATGGGGACgaggagagattttttttttccatcctCGTCCTCGACCTTGCCAAATATCCGTCCTACTTCTCAGGTGAGCACGTGGATGAGAATACAATTCTGTTCTTAGCCCCATTTAGCTAATAGGAAAAATTACTCTCTGTGTTATTTCCTATTCTTCGTTTTAAACgaaaatttcttataaaatttggTACGAGTTATTACCTTTGCTAATTAAATGGATATCTTTAGTTCGGTAATCGACCCCGATTTTGTGAGAATATACATGACGGCCATAGACGGCTGACTTTTACTCTTCTGCGGCTGTGCTACGGCGCGTAATGGCCGAAGTTATCACCGGagctttattattgttattgttattattattattatttatttgaaataaatgagtCCGGATCAGATACAGCCCTGACTACTCTGTCCCGCAGATGAACTGTGTGCATAATAACTGTACGGCTACGATCTTCAGACATTTCTGATCGTGGGGCCCAATAATAATTGGgaatttccttaaaaaaaaaaaaaaaaaaacacagaatTTGTTTCTGCCTTATGATCAATTTCACAGCATCTTGTATGTGTATCTAAATGCTTCTGTTTGGTCATGGAGATAGTGTACACCGAGTCTGGATTTCATGGTCCCTTATTCGGACTTGGGTTGAGCTATTAAACATGGACTTTTGGTTCAATCTCGAGTATTAATCctattctttgatttttgttgggttagaTCACAATTGAACCACTTATTTGGATTAAACTTTCGATCATGGTACATTAGATCGAACCACTTTATGAATACACAcgacattaaaattttattgaagctagtttttgtttctttaaacCTCGAACATATCTTtagatatttgaaaaaatgttaACCTAAgttattgtattaattttctaaaaatgtgTTCGAGTACGAATAAAGATTTGATTAAATATAGggattgaaaaatattattaaaaattaataataatttagaaaaatttgtGAAAGCAATTGGCGCCCATGGCCTAATGGATAAGGCGTCTGACTTCTAATCAGGCGAGTGTGGGTTCGAGTCCCACTGGGCGtgtgttattattattattatttttatcttctctCATATTTTGGGATTAGGTTCGAATCCCACTGGGCGTGTGtgtcattattattattttttttcctttatgattttacttttttaaaaaaaatattggagtTAATAGCTTAAAGCATGTAGCTAATTGATTACTTGGTGGAAGCGCCTATGGCCTAATGGATAAGGCATCTGACTTCTAATCAGGCAATTGTGGGTTCGAGTCCCATTGGgcgtgtatttttttttttttttaaattttttggagTTAATAGTTTAATGGCCTAATGGATAAGACATTTGACTTCTAATTGGGCGATGTGGGTTCGAGTCTGGCGATTCCCATTGGGTGTGTGTATTTAGTGCCCATGGCTTTAATGGATAAATGCATATGACTTCTAATCTGGCGATTGTTGGGCTCGAGTCTACTAATCGGGatggaaataaagaaaattatgtaTCAAGGTTGATACATTTTCAATAGGTGCATCGGTCCTAACACAGTTTAAGATATGTTAAAATTTAGGCACTTTTCAGATACTTACAAGTTACTTTCAGTGGATGCATTATGTGTCAAGGAAAGTCTTTCTACTGACACACGCACGTTACATCTGTATATCTTCTCTTGATCCATCTATACCAACGAGtagttaaaaacaaaaacaaacccaaaataAACGTTCCctaaaatgacaatatctgatcGAAAAATATCTCCCGT
This genomic window from Cucurbita pepo subsp. pepo cultivar mu-cu-16 chromosome LG01, ASM280686v2, whole genome shotgun sequence contains:
- the LOC111811761 gene encoding uncharacterized protein LOC111811761 isoform X2, with protein sequence MAAATASIGALWSLRRATLSSSFRTPLAVNLSKVSFHEARFPSSPSSPLGASGMCQLVQAVKGDIDVLLNGVGDKGVIVDVKHILVMAKRSLSRREVLHTNFLTPPVVKESMLAIQKLADVKAIAQGGYPEAERCRISVGHADELTSDPDIVSALSITGNFVFHTCTHGDFLGAILGTGIAREKLGDIILQEEKGAQVVIVPELVDFLVSSLRKVGNVTVSCTRIPLTDLDYEPPKTKTFKTIEASLRVDALASAGFKISRSKLVDFIRHHFKVQVDS
- the LOC111803201 gene encoding protein CUP-SHAPED COTYLEDON 2-like; its protein translation is MDGSVHRSSNNGYLAPGFRFHPTDEELIAHYLLKKVLDSHFSSPAIAYVDLNKSEPWDLPEKAVMGEKEWYFFSLRDRKYPTGLRTNRATEAGYWKATGKDREITSSKTNSVVGMKKTLVFYTGRAPKGQKTHWVMHEFRLAGKFAYHFLSAASSKDEWVISRVFKKTSAAMHGGVMKKTRRDPEPTSPSSVSLPPLLDSSPYLSAAADTSISTSAFANREGSSLDDQREHELHVTCFSTNNLSYPAASFPAGGGPNLSVSAFPNLRSIQENLQAPFFSPVSPPLVHLLSGAADVDGCGGAPSPEDSRTIGSADLGAYMWTF
- the LOC111811761 gene encoding uncharacterized protein LOC111811761 isoform X1, producing MAAATASIGALWSLRRATLSSSFRTPLAVNLSKVSFHEARFPSSPSSPLGASGMCQLVQAVKGDIDVLLNGVGDKGVIVDVKHILVMAKRSLSRREVLHTNFLTPPVVKESMLAIQKLADVKAIAQGGYPEAERCRISVGHADELTSDPDIVSALSITGNFVFHTCTHGDFLGAILGTGIAREKLGDIILQEEKGAQVVIVPELVDFLVSSLRKVGNVTVSCTRIPLTDLDYEPPKTKTFKTIEASLRVDALASAGFKISRSKLVDFISGGDVRVNWTTITKNGTILKTGDIVSVSGKGRLKIGEINPTKKGKFAIELIKYV